The Metabacillus sediminilitoris genome window below encodes:
- a CDS encoding FAD-dependent monooxygenase, with protein MMRKDFQSESTNDTFIKEANGSVVVVGASLSGLMTGIALSRAGLNVTILERAGAKPRSGAVLQVDSGEIDQTKTAKFLRKIASGGIRSAEAWSSIQFRLRTEAEADPKITLYYDTRVQCVNQDDNSAWVVTDKGETFHGDILIGADGHRSIVRRYVASHKPSATFAGYLIWVAIVDENDIPEKHRPSLIAPKLSMPDGIGDFLLGSIIAGADGSNALGNRRLGWAWYDNTQNDLLRRLGCVDGNVVRHSLNASDIPEQTLIELAEQAAVRWPQPWLDATLHSIKTRNLTGTPIAEYVPDNLVKGRIAIVGDAAHLPTPLTASGFNASLQDAAALAECVAKGIQGNSAAEALLEYESIRLKNARQIVQSGQSFSRSFGR; from the coding sequence ATGATGAGAAAGGATTTCCAGAGCGAATCAACCAATGACACTTTTATCAAAGAAGCTAACGGCTCTGTTGTTGTTGTCGGTGCGTCTCTTTCTGGACTAATGACTGGGATTGCTCTTTCACGAGCTGGATTAAATGTCACAATTTTAGAGAGAGCTGGAGCGAAACCACGTAGTGGAGCTGTTCTTCAAGTTGACAGTGGAGAAATTGATCAAACTAAAACAGCGAAATTCTTGAGAAAAATTGCTTCTGGTGGAATTAGGTCGGCTGAGGCCTGGTCATCTATACAGTTTCGATTACGCACAGAAGCCGAAGCTGATCCTAAAATTACCTTATATTATGATACTCGTGTTCAATGTGTTAATCAGGACGACAACTCTGCTTGGGTTGTGACGGATAAGGGTGAAACATTCCACGGAGATATTTTAATTGGTGCTGATGGTCACCGTAGTATTGTACGACGTTATGTTGCATCACATAAACCGAGCGCAACTTTTGCTGGATACTTGATATGGGTAGCTATTGTAGATGAGAACGACATACCTGAAAAACATCGACCTAGCCTCATTGCCCCGAAATTAAGTATGCCAGATGGTATTGGTGACTTTTTACTCGGTTCTATTATTGCTGGAGCTGACGGTTCTAACGCTCTAGGAAATAGACGGCTAGGATGGGCTTGGTACGATAACACTCAAAATGATTTGTTACGTCGTCTGGGATGTGTGGATGGAAACGTTGTGCGTCATTCGCTTAATGCTTCTGACATCCCCGAACAGACACTGATTGAGTTAGCTGAACAAGCTGCTGTAAGATGGCCTCAACCCTGGTTAGATGCAACTCTTCATAGTATTAAAACTCGTAACCTTACAGGAACACCGATTGCCGAATACGTTCCTGACAACCTTGTGAAAGGACGTATAGCAATCGTAGGAGATGCTGCACATCTACCTACACCACTAACTGCATCGGGATTTAATGCTTCCTTACAAGATGCTGCTGCCTTAGCCGAATGTGTTGCAAAGGGAATACAAGGAAACTCAGCAGCAGAGGCTCTTTTGGAATATGAGTCTATTCGTCTAAAAAATGCACGTCAGATTGTGCAATCTGGACAATCTTTTAGTCGCTCTTTCGGACGATAA
- the ltrA gene encoding group II intron reverse transcriptase/maturase → METKLLRIAELAKSDPKMKFTSLAHLLNKQALAQCHHELPNRKATGINGTTKEKYGENLEENIEELVSRLKSKSYRPVPVRRMYIPKLNSNKKRPLGIPEHEDKIVQKGITKILNTIFENDFLDCSFGFRSNRSCHDALKILNFYIEKRSVNYVVDVDIKGFFDNVDHKWMMEFLKLRIADPNLLRIIGRFLKGGYMEEGKKYKTDNGTPQGGVISPVLANVYLHYVLDLWFEKKVKKQCKGQAYIVRYADDFVCCFQYQSEAQEFFQSLKCRLKKFNLEIAEDKTKIIPFGRFAEKYAKQKGNSKPATFDFLGFTHYCGKSKQGKFRVKRKSSRKKVQGKLKESKEWLKKNRNKDIHMIMDRFRRSLIGYYNYYCITDNTLNVSNFKDKIENLLFKWLNRRSQRKSFTWDKFRLFLDKYPLPSPKIKVNIYDLRKEISYIL, encoded by the coding sequence ATGGAAACAAAACTACTAAGGATAGCAGAATTAGCAAAATCTGATCCTAAAATGAAATTCACATCACTTGCACATTTATTAAATAAGCAAGCACTAGCTCAATGTCATCATGAACTACCCAATAGGAAAGCAACCGGGATTAACGGTACAACTAAAGAGAAATACGGTGAAAATTTAGAAGAAAACATAGAGGAGTTAGTAAGTAGGCTTAAAAGCAAAAGTTATCGTCCTGTTCCAGTAAGGAGAATGTATATTCCGAAGCTCAATTCAAATAAGAAAAGACCATTAGGAATACCGGAACACGAAGACAAGATTGTTCAAAAAGGCATTACAAAGATACTAAATACCATCTTTGAAAATGATTTTCTAGATTGTTCCTTTGGGTTTCGTTCAAACCGTAGTTGCCATGATGCTTTGAAAATACTGAACTTCTATATTGAAAAGAGATCAGTAAATTATGTAGTTGATGTCGATATTAAAGGATTCTTTGACAACGTTGACCACAAATGGATGATGGAGTTCTTAAAACTGCGAATTGCTGACCCCAACCTATTAAGAATAATTGGTAGGTTTCTTAAAGGTGGATACATGGAGGAAGGTAAGAAATACAAAACAGACAATGGCACACCGCAAGGTGGAGTAATATCTCCGGTATTAGCCAATGTGTATCTCCATTATGTCCTCGACTTATGGTTTGAGAAAAAGGTCAAGAAACAATGCAAGGGGCAGGCATATATAGTAAGGTATGCAGATGACTTTGTGTGCTGTTTTCAATATCAGAGCGAAGCTCAGGAATTCTTCCAATCATTAAAATGTAGATTAAAGAAATTTAACTTGGAAATTGCCGAGGATAAAACCAAAATTATTCCCTTCGGGCGGTTTGCCGAGAAATATGCAAAACAAAAGGGAAATAGTAAACCAGCGACCTTTGATTTCCTAGGCTTTACACACTATTGCGGGAAAAGCAAACAAGGGAAATTTCGGGTGAAACGGAAATCCAGTAGGAAGAAAGTCCAAGGTAAACTAAAAGAGTCTAAAGAATGGCTGAAGAAGAATAGAAATAAAGATATTCATATGATCATGGACAGATTTAGACGCTCGCTTATAGGTTATTACAACTATTATTGCATAACTGATAATACCCTAAATGTTAGCAACTTCAAAGATAAAATCGAGAACTTACTGTTTAAATGGCTCAATAGAAGAAGTCAAAGGAAATCCTTTACATGGGATAAATTCAGACTATTTCTTGATAAATATCCACTACCTTCACCGAAAATTAAAGTGAATATATATGATTTAAGAAAAGAAATTAGCTACATTCTGTGA
- a CDS encoding MerR family transcriptional regulator, with protein MYTVKEVSKLLDLTEHTVRFYTDKGLVPSVQRDKNNNRLFDEESISWLIGVKYLKQCGMSVEDIKSYVDLCLEGRSTIQERYEIIMKQKAIALAQLEEAKQRAKYMEEKANHYLDIINGVVPDDTNPKEWESINANTPHQKRTS; from the coding sequence ATGTATACTGTGAAGGAAGTATCCAAACTACTTGATCTGACTGAACATACCGTTCGTTTCTATACGGATAAAGGATTAGTTCCTAGTGTACAGCGTGATAAAAACAATAATCGACTTTTTGATGAAGAATCAATCAGTTGGCTTATAGGTGTTAAATATCTGAAACAATGTGGTATGTCAGTGGAAGACATTAAATCCTATGTAGATTTGTGTTTGGAAGGCCGTTCTACCATTCAAGAACGCTATGAAATCATTATGAAACAAAAAGCCATTGCTCTGGCTCAGTTAGAGGAGGCAAAACAAAGAGCTAAATATATGGAAGAAAAAGCAAATCACTACCTTGATATTATCAATGGTGTGGTCCCAGATGACACGAATCCTAAAGAATGGGAGTCAATAAATGCTAATACCCCGCACCAAAAAAGAACAAGCTGA
- a CDS encoding FMN-dependent NADH-azoreductase: MNKTLIINAHPKIDSTSSVSLQVFNHFLKAYKELIPDSEAIEQINLYRDEVPMVDNTVLSAWEKQRKGQELTSLEQKVTERMSEILQQFKSANTYIIVLPLHNFNIPSKLKDYMDNIMIARETFKYTENGSVGLLKDGRRMLVIQASGSIYTNDDWYTEVDYSNKYLKSMFNFLGIEDYQIIRAQGTALLEPNEVLQKAYKEAEEAASRLAAKLILS; this comes from the coding sequence ATGAACAAAACTCTAATCATAAACGCACATCCAAAAATAGATAGTACTTCTTCAGTTAGCTTGCAAGTTTTTAACCACTTTTTGAAAGCTTATAAAGAATTAATTCCTGATAGCGAAGCAATTGAACAGATTAACTTGTACAGAGATGAAGTGCCTATGGTAGATAATACGGTTTTAAGTGCATGGGAAAAACAACGAAAAGGACAGGAGCTAACTAGCCTAGAACAAAAAGTAACGGAGCGTATGTCCGAGATCTTACAACAATTTAAAAGTGCAAATACGTATATCATCGTTTTACCTTTGCATAATTTTAATATTCCATCAAAGTTAAAAGACTATATGGACAATATCATGATTGCACGTGAAACTTTTAAATATACTGAAAATGGGTCAGTGGGACTACTTAAAGACGGACGAAGAATGCTTGTCATACAAGCAAGTGGATCAATCTATACAAATGATGATTGGTATACAGAAGTTGATTACTCTAATAAATACCTGAAGTCAATGTTCAATTTCCTTGGTATTGAAGATTATCAAATTATTCGGGCACAAGGAACTGCTTTACTAGAACCAAATGAAGTATTACAAAAAGCATATAAAGAAGCTGAAGAAGCTGCTTCAAGATTAGCTGCTAAATTAATACTGTCTTAA
- a CDS encoding MBL fold metallo-hydrolase, which produces MQVTQVNMMYKITFYNSKGLSVNCYLVEENEYFTLIDTAMEEHAENILRVAKDLGKPITNIILTHAHHDHIGGLDTMKQLISHSTVYISHREAPLMNGDLSLNEDEPKTPIRGIFPKKITSKADILLQDGERIGSLLALFTPGHTPGSMSFIDTRNHALIAGDAFQTIGGLAVAGQIRESFPFPAKGTWNKEIALKSARKIQSYNPSLLAVGHGEIVNQPHADISMAIAETEQNLNQEKNS; this is translated from the coding sequence ATGCAAGTTACTCAAGTAAACATGATGTATAAAATCACATTTTACAATTCGAAAGGTTTATCTGTTAATTGTTATCTTGTTGAAGAAAATGAATACTTTACTCTTATTGATACAGCAATGGAAGAACATGCTGAAAATATTCTTAGGGTAGCAAAGGATTTAGGAAAACCAATAACCAATATTATATTGACTCATGCTCATCATGACCATATAGGCGGCTTAGACACAATGAAACAACTAATCTCCCATAGTACAGTATATATTTCCCACCGAGAAGCACCACTAATGAATGGTGACTTATCATTAAATGAAGACGAACCCAAAACTCCAATTCGTGGAATATTCCCTAAAAAAATCACATCGAAAGCAGACATTTTACTTCAAGATGGAGAACGTATTGGTTCCTTACTAGCGTTATTTACACCAGGACATACACCAGGTTCAATGTCTTTTATAGACACTCGTAATCATGCGTTGATAGCAGGAGATGCTTTTCAAACAATAGGTGGTCTGGCAGTGGCTGGTCAAATTAGAGAATCGTTTCCATTCCCAGCCAAGGGAACATGGAATAAGGAAATTGCTCTAAAAAGTGCTCGAAAAATACAGAGTTACAATCCATCCCTGCTTGCTGTTGGACATGGAGAAATAGTAAATCAACCACATGCTGATATATCTATGGCAATAGCAGAAACTGAGCAAAACTTAAACCAAGAGAAAAATAGTTAA
- a CDS encoding multidrug effflux MFS transporter — protein sequence MTNLTGVKRLQLALLLGSLGLLGPFTIDTYLPSFPTIVEDYHTNASLVQISLTSCLLGLGLGQLIIGPMSDVQGRRKPLLIFLSLYILASLTCAFAPNIYFFITSRFVQGFAAAGGLVISRAIVRDVYSGRELTKFFALLMLVGNLGPIVAPIAGAGILAFADWSWVFIALTCIGLVLLLTVVWKLEESLPQEKRIPSNFSQVVKNFGTLLKDRKFAGYALTQAFIIAGIFAYVSGISFVYQNIYGVSPQGFSLLFGVNGIALIIGTQSVGRLSDIISEKTFLKIGLLIANTSAVLLLVAIFLKAPLFLFAVPVFFFVSSIAIISTTSFSLAMETQGHIAGSASALLGVLPFILGSLTAPLVGLAGENSAVPMGIIIFLASFLAFLSYYGLVRKASLPVHVTR from the coding sequence GTCACTTGGCCTTTTAGGCCCATTTACAATTGACACGTATTTGCCTTCCTTTCCGACAATTGTAGAAGATTATCACACGAATGCGTCACTCGTACAAATTAGTTTAACGTCATGCCTTTTAGGACTTGGACTCGGGCAATTGATTATTGGGCCAATGAGTGATGTTCAAGGGCGACGTAAGCCATTGCTTATTTTTCTCAGCTTGTACATATTAGCATCTTTAACATGTGCATTCGCACCAAATATTTATTTCTTCATTACTTCTCGCTTTGTTCAAGGGTTTGCTGCAGCTGGCGGCCTTGTTATTTCGAGAGCAATTGTTCGAGATGTTTATAGTGGAAGGGAGCTTACAAAGTTTTTCGCATTATTGATGTTAGTAGGCAATCTTGGACCTATTGTAGCACCAATAGCTGGTGCTGGTATTCTTGCTTTTGCCGATTGGTCCTGGGTTTTTATTGCCTTGACTTGTATTGGCCTGGTGCTATTGTTAACGGTGGTATGGAAACTAGAGGAATCATTGCCACAGGAAAAACGTATTCCTAGCAACTTTTCACAGGTAGTGAAGAATTTTGGAACTCTATTAAAAGATCGTAAGTTCGCAGGCTATGCCCTAACTCAAGCTTTTATTATTGCCGGAATTTTTGCTTACGTATCTGGTATTTCATTTGTCTATCAAAATATTTATGGTGTATCACCACAAGGGTTTAGTTTATTATTTGGCGTAAATGGGATTGCCTTAATCATAGGAACCCAGTCAGTTGGCCGGCTTTCAGATATTATTTCAGAGAAAACCTTCTTAAAGATCGGTTTACTTATCGCTAACACTTCTGCTGTATTATTACTAGTAGCTATTTTTCTAAAAGCACCGCTATTCCTTTTTGCCGTTCCGGTCTTCTTTTTCGTATCTTCGATTGCTATTATTTCAACAACGTCTTTTTCATTAGCAATGGAGACACAAGGTCATATTGCCGGAAGCGCCTCTGCACTATTAGGTGTATTGCCATTTATACTCGGCTCATTAACGGCTCCGCTTGTAGGATTAGCTGGAGAAAATTCAGCTGTCCCAATGGGCATCATTATCTTTTTAGCAAGCTTCTTAGCCTTTCTATCTTATTATGGACTAGTCCGAAAGGCTTCCTTACCGGTACACGTTACAAGATAA
- a CDS encoding aldo/keto reductase, translated as MQKVILNNGVEMPILGFGVYQIEDANKCEQAVYDALMAGYRLIDTAAAYMNEEAVGRAIKKSGVPREEIFVTTKLWIQDAGYESAKKAFAKSLERLQLDYLDLYLIHQPFGDVYGSWRAMEELYAQGKIRAIGVSNFHMDRLIDLINHNEVTPAVNQIETHPFCQQIESAKFMKENNVQIESWGPFAEGKNNIFQNETLVAMAEKYNKSVAQVILRWLTQKGVVAIPKSVHKERIIENFNIFDFELNQEDMDRIAALDTQDSVFFSHRDPEFVKWLGNVKFDV; from the coding sequence ATGCAAAAAGTAATTTTAAACAATGGAGTTGAGATGCCAATTCTCGGCTTTGGTGTGTATCAAATTGAAGATGCAAACAAATGTGAACAGGCCGTTTATGATGCCCTTATGGCAGGTTATCGCTTGATTGATACAGCTGCGGCTTATATGAATGAAGAAGCGGTCGGCAGGGCTATCAAAAAGAGTGGTGTCCCAAGAGAGGAAATCTTTGTTACAACAAAACTTTGGATACAGGATGCAGGTTATGAAAGTGCAAAGAAGGCATTCGCAAAATCACTGGAAAGACTGCAATTGGATTATTTGGATCTATACTTAATTCATCAGCCATTTGGTGATGTATATGGTTCTTGGCGGGCTATGGAGGAATTGTACGCGCAAGGAAAGATCAGGGCGATCGGGGTAAGTAACTTCCATATGGACCGTTTAATAGACTTAATTAATCATAATGAAGTAACCCCTGCCGTGAACCAAATTGAAACGCATCCTTTTTGTCAGCAAATCGAAAGTGCAAAATTTATGAAAGAGAACAACGTTCAGATAGAGTCCTGGGGACCTTTTGCTGAAGGAAAAAATAACATATTCCAGAACGAAACTTTAGTAGCGATGGCTGAAAAGTATAATAAATCCGTGGCTCAGGTAATTTTACGTTGGTTGACACAAAAAGGAGTCGTGGCCATTCCAAAATCTGTTCATAAAGAAAGAATCATCGAAAACTTCAATATCTTTGACTTTGAATTAAATCAAGAGGATATGGATCGGATTGCTGCTTTAGATACACAAGACAGTGTGTTCTTTTCTCATAGAGATCCCGAATTTGTAAAATGGCTCGGTAACGTTAAATTTGATGTTTAA
- a CDS encoding RrF2 family transcriptional regulator, protein MQYSVGVEYALHCLVYLIDVPSKESVGIKELAEFQGLSETFLSKVFGKLSKAGIVSSVPGVKGGYRLSKSPEDISFWDVIEAVEGPKPIFQCKNIKDNGYLYRDKVCTSGSSSCTINLVMLSAEEKMRDFLRSKTLSWLNEELDRVLPKQIREDTQKYFAKSNI, encoded by the coding sequence ATGCAATATAGTGTCGGAGTTGAATATGCTCTACATTGTCTGGTTTATTTAATCGATGTTCCTTCTAAGGAAAGTGTTGGGATAAAGGAGTTGGCAGAATTCCAAGGACTTTCTGAGACATTTCTTTCAAAAGTTTTTGGTAAATTATCTAAGGCTGGTATTGTAAGTTCTGTCCCTGGTGTAAAGGGAGGATATAGGTTATCTAAGTCCCCAGAAGATATTTCCTTTTGGGATGTAATTGAAGCAGTTGAAGGCCCTAAGCCTATTTTTCAATGTAAAAATATTAAAGATAACGGTTATTTGTATAGAGACAAAGTCTGCACTTCAGGTAGCTCCTCTTGCACTATCAATTTAGTTATGCTCTCTGCAGAAGAAAAAATGCGTGATTTCTTGCGTAGTAAAACACTTTCATGGTTAAATGAAGAGCTTGATCGTGTCTTACCCAAACAAATACGTGAAGATACTCAGAAATATTTTGCGAAGAGTAACATATAA
- a CDS encoding carboxymuconolactone decarboxylase family protein, with translation MEQRVDYYNVAPEALKIMMEMEKYTKTTGTDRKLRELIKIRASQINGCAYCINMHTADARKMGETEQRLYCISAWRECTFYTDAEKIALELTEYVTLIPTKRVPDELYQRVREHYDERQYVDLVLIINQINSWNRISIAMGNTATEK, from the coding sequence TTGGAACAACGAGTTGATTATTACAATGTAGCACCAGAAGCACTTAAAATAATGATGGAAATGGAGAAGTATACGAAAACTACAGGTACAGACCGTAAACTTCGTGAACTTATAAAAATTCGGGCTTCTCAAATAAATGGTTGTGCATATTGTATTAACATGCATACAGCTGATGCTAGAAAAATGGGAGAAACCGAACAACGTTTATATTGTATTAGTGCTTGGAGAGAGTGCACATTTTACACAGATGCTGAAAAAATTGCTCTTGAGTTGACAGAGTACGTGACTTTAATTCCTACAAAACGTGTACCAGATGAGCTTTATCAACGAGTACGTGAACATTATGACGAGAGACAGTATGTTGATCTTGTTCTAATAATCAATCAAATCAACAGTTGGAATAGAATTTCTATTGCAATGGGGAATACTGCAACTGAAAAATAA
- a CDS encoding aldo/keto reductase, with the protein MNFVTLNNGLKMPQLGFGVWQVGDDEATSAVAKAIEVGYTSIDTAMIYQNEVGVGKAIKQASVPREKLFITTKVWNSDQGYENTLRAFDESLERLGLDYVDLYLIHWPTPQYDEYVDTYKALEKLYHDGRVKAIGVCNFEIEHLERLIKECEVVPVLNQIECHPYLAQNEIKEFCAKHNIFVEAWSPLDQGGEVLQDEVIQKLAATHSKTPAQVVLRWHLQNNTIVIPKSVTPSRIEENFHVFDFELTADEMVEINQLNRNRRKGPHPADMNVR; encoded by the coding sequence ATGAACTTTGTTACCTTAAACAATGGCTTGAAAATGCCTCAGCTTGGATTTGGAGTTTGGCAGGTTGGCGATGATGAAGCAACTTCTGCTGTTGCAAAAGCGATTGAAGTTGGTTATACATCGATTGACACAGCGATGATCTACCAAAATGAAGTGGGAGTTGGAAAAGCAATTAAACAAGCATCTGTCCCACGCGAGAAATTATTTATTACAACAAAGGTTTGGAATAGTGATCAAGGATATGAGAATACATTGCGTGCTTTTGATGAAAGTTTAGAGAGATTAGGCCTTGATTATGTTGATCTATATTTAATCCACTGGCCGACTCCGCAATATGATGAATATGTCGATACATATAAAGCATTAGAAAAGCTTTACCATGATGGTCGTGTGAAAGCGATCGGTGTTTGTAACTTTGAAATTGAACATTTAGAGCGTCTTATAAAAGAATGTGAAGTCGTCCCAGTTCTAAACCAAATTGAGTGTCATCCGTACCTGGCACAAAATGAAATAAAGGAATTCTGTGCCAAACATAATATTTTTGTAGAAGCATGGAGCCCTCTTGATCAAGGAGGAGAAGTGCTGCAGGATGAAGTGATTCAAAAGCTTGCTGCCACACACAGCAAAACTCCAGCACAAGTTGTGCTGCGCTGGCATTTACAAAATAATACGATTGTCATTCCTAAATCAGTTACACCATCAAGAATCGAAGAAAACTTCCATGTTTTTGATTTCGAACTAACGGCGGATGAAATGGTCGAAATTAATCAACTTAACCGTAATCGACGTAAAGGTCCACATCCAGCCGACATGAATGTTCGATAA